From Brassica rapa cultivar Chiifu-401-42 chromosome A06, CAAS_Brap_v3.01, whole genome shotgun sequence:
tttcttaaaattaatattatccTTTTCATTGATTATCTCCTACACTGGTAGTTGCTATCATTAAATATATGAACTCTAAATATATTCACTAACTATTATACATTTTGGAAACTgaccatatttttaaaaataaaacgatataatatctaaatttCGTTAAGTTTTGtatagtttcaaattttcaTACAATCTAAATTGTTACGTTTTGCTTAGTTTCATAAATTTAGCCCGTGATTTCCACGAGTTTCACTTACTTATACATATTTATGTATGTTAAAATTTAGGAGAGGCGACTGTTGCAGTCAGAAAGCGTGTTAGATAAGTTGAAGTAGTTATGCTTTCTCGGGGAGAGAAATGGTTTAATCTCGGGGGAGTCTCGAGTCAATCAAGTAATAATACTCATCAAATCAACCTGAGTCAATCAAGTAATAATACTCATAAAATCAACCTTAAATGGACACGCCACTGTTCAACTTCATTAAATATAGTTAGATATATCTtaataaattatagttttacAAAGTTTCAATTCCAACAGACGCGACTGTTATTCAAAAGGCGTGTCACAGAAGTCATGTCTTCTCGAGGAGTCCATCAAATCACCTATAAATGGTTTATCACTTCTACAATTACACTCTACAATTACATACAATTTCGAATCTCTACAATTTCCCTCATCTCTCTCATAcaataacattttttcttttatcagaGTTAGACATGGATTCTCTCCCTCCTTCAATGTTTCATAAGATTCTCTCTACGGTAGCAACGATGAATATCCAGGATTTTGGTTCTGCAAGGATTGCTTTTCCCGGGTTCAACGAAGTTGGAAGAGAAGATCACTTCTACAGATCGGCCAATCTCATTTACCTGAATGACTGGGTAGACGAGGTCAGTGCTGTTCGAACATTCAGGCTTAAATGCTACCGTTCGGGTAATCCAGAGGCCATATACTTGAGAGGTATGTATGAGTTCTTCATCCTCCATTTAGTTGATGAAGGATGGGAAAAAATCCATCTTGCTGGTGAGAGAGGATGCGAGTTGGCCCAGTTTGTTGATGGAATGCTGAACTTAGCCTTTAGCGTTGATCAGAGGGAAATTGTTCACAACTACCCTGCCTTTACTCGTCAACATGTTGATAAGATGTTTCAAATCATCTGTAGTTGGCAACTCTCAGGCCATTGGGATTACGATAAACCTGGCATGTTTCTATTTGTGGCTGAAAGGATAGATCCTAATGTGCCATGTGATTGCTGGTGTTCCCACATAGACCCTCCAGAGTTTGAAGTCTCCCTAGATGGATCACGATCACGGTGGAAATGCGATCGTTGTTTCTGGAATTGTGCAGCGTATAACTTCTGCTACCAAATACACTTGACTGCTCGCACATGGCCAATTGAAGATTAGTAGAAGTTTTATCTAGTTTTACTAAGTTGTTAAGTTGATGAGCTGTTATGCTCTGTTATTTCTCTAGTTCTATCTATAAACATTATGTAATTACTCTAGTTATATCTATAAactaatctttttatttgaacttCACTAAATATATCAATAACAACACATGTGGCCGAACAATAACGTAATAATAAATTGCAATCTAAATGTGGAGTACTCAATGTGCGATTTAGTTCAATTTAGCATAACTTTGTAACTGGGACAGTATTTATTTGTTCAGGTTTTATTACGCTACACAGTTATACCAAAGTTTACAATTACACTAAGTCATATAAAGGTTTCGAAAGTTAAGGCGAAATAGATCCGAATTTATGTATCGGGTCTGGATGGTCCGCGAAATGGCCCTGGTTGGGTTGTAATTATGTAAGTTTCTGTTGGCTCTGTGgtcttttaataaattttctgaTTTAATTAAAGATATATTAAATTCCAAATCCGGTCAGTTTCGGGCAGGAGTATCtcagatcatttttttttcggGCAGGAGCACCTGAGCGTTTAATTCCTAAAAAAAGCTGAATTGCAGATTGAGAAAGATCTGAGCTAGGGCTGGGTTTCGGATATACAATAAGTTCCGTTCGGTTCGGGTAAAACTTATAATTCAAAATACTGTAAAATAAGATTATTTTGGAATTTTGCCGGATTCGTTTCGATTTGGATCTGTCCAGCCATAATCGGAGCAATAGGACTGTGTATTTAGATATCCGTTCAgattcggatcgggtatttcaaATTTACGAATATTTcggtatataaatatataatccaTTCGAATATTTTCTGATTTCAGGTCGGATTTGAGTATTTTTACTTCGGGTTCAGATAATTTCGGATATATCCGAATTCCAAACTTAAAAAGAATTGAATGCATTTTCTGTTTTGTCTTTAAATCATTCATGGTAATGTTATTAGTCCAAAAACACATGAAATGtggacaacaacaacaataatccGTCTAAAAACAAAGTCAAAACATCAACAAAATttatagattaagaaaacaaaccaaaaGAGTTTCTTTATAAAACATAGATGATGATACAAACCGAAAACCTCATATTTTATAAAGCTAAATTGATTTTCATTTGCACGGCATATGTATGACAATAAGATAAGCAGAGGCGGAGTTGGACAGAAGCGGAAGAAGCTGGTGCTTCCGGCCTCCACTCAATTATCAAATATATCGGCCACAAAATACATATATTCTTCAATAGCTCAAGTGGTTAAGCTGTGTATTAATGCAGAGGAACTCGATCCATCGTATTAAcgttctttgatttttttttactttttataggAAGTGAATATAAATAGGTCATATTTTCTAGATTTGCTTCCAGTTCCAATAATAATTAGGACCGGCTCTGAAGATAAGTCATGCAATAATATTCAGACACAAGTTATTCAATTACGTTATGTTCTATTTCTTCAATCAACAAAAAACAGTCTTTTAAAGTTTAAACCCGTggacaaaataaacaaaatcgaCTAACTTCAAAAAGTTGCAAATAAAATCGACTAACTTCTGTGCATCATACAATCTGAATCAAAATTATAACCATCacacaaacaaaattaaaatggaGAACGAGAAATAAATGGAGATTGCATAGTGGGTTAAACTAAAAAAGGAATGAGAAGTAGATTTAGGGTTAGTTAtatgtatcttatatattaaaacagaagtcatgacttcttttcatgtgtgatttttttagtttggaccattccaagaaaatatcatatttaacataagttcattattatatcttttaatatctttatctttttatttgaaatacaaatgaatatatttaaaatttgctaacaaaatctttttaaaatcttcttagaatctttttaaatttactttcaaaaattagttagttttaatttaaattatcataaaatataattagaaattaaaattgaatatagttttggtttataaacgaaaatttaaataaaatgaaattaattaatttcacaaatacatttactaataatttttaaatattttgttagaaataaatatttattttaattttatttttttcaaatttgttttctaataaactaaaaatcatgattttttgatgagtgatatttttatttggaccatcatttaaattatataatacatgtataaaaatttaacttatcttaaactttttaatattcagtaatttattatataaaattaataaacattactTAAAAATATTGCGATTTGAATTatggatcatgattataataaattaaatataaaattgttttcatatatgttatttcatgcattaaaaaatttagtttactaatcaaacgcaaattcaataagacaaatatataataagcaacatatatatgtaatgattttaatttacagcatgaaaaatataaaattattatatttagcatacttatacaaacatttaaatatgtgagtaacattaaaaatatataataattatgtaaaacaaatatttatatatatatataaatttgataatatatatccgcacggttgtgcgggtggaaatctagtatttatttatttcggATAATCTTGCAGATATCAGTTCGGTTATCCCAACAGGCTTATGTCAAAACCCATTTCGGTATTTTTGCTATTTCAATTCGGATATTGATTCGAATATTTTGGGTCCAGTTCGGATTTGGGTTTGGGTATCGAGTAAAACGCCCAGCCCTGCGGAGTCCTATGGAATTCTGATTCGGGGAAATCGAGATGGGTGAACACGGCCCTTTAACGGCCCATCTGTGACAGCAACTTGATATTGCTGACGTCATTCTTTCTGATTGCGTCAGAAACgcctcctatatattaaaaaaaaaaaaaaattcaacaaataATCTACCGCCGCCGCCGCAAACCTAACTCTTCGCCGCCGTGTTGTTCCCAACTCTGTCTAACTCTTCAGTTGAATAAGGATGGAAGGAGGAGGTGAAGGAAGTAGTAGCGCCGCCGCCGCAGCAGGAGTAGTTCCGAAATCAGCGATGGATGCTGTGAAGCAAGCACTGGCCCACCTCGAGGAGCTCAAACCGCAGCTCGAGGAGATGCTCTCTCTAGCTCAGCCAGAGGTTCTTGCGCAAATGCAGCCGTTGAAGCGAGCTAAGGTTATGTACATGCTCGCCGAAGCCACCACAACAATCTTCAATCGTAaccctcctcctcttcctctttcttcttcttactatGAGATTGAAAAGTTTGTTCCTTTGTGGGATATATAAATGTGTTGTTGTGGCTTTTTTGTTTTACAGTGAGGTTGAGATGTACAGGTGTTAATCCTGACGATCACCGTGTGAAATCCGAAATTGTAATGTCTTTTGGCTATTCGTTTTTGTTTGTTGATGAAATGACATCTCTTTGGCTGTTTTTGCTGATGgtgtagtcttttttttttttttgcaggagaGGCTTGACGTCTACAAAGAGAAGTTGCAGCGGTGTATGGATCGAAGCAAGGGTAAACACCCTGTTCCTTACTAATTTCGTTAGAAAGATCAAAACTTGTTTACTTATATGACTGTTTGGATTGAAAGATTGAGTATTTGGGTTCGTTAAAACTTTTGTTTCGGTTTGAATTGGTGATTGTGTGGTCTCGTGGACAAAAACAAGTTTTATCTCTTAACCAGCCTCATTTAGCTTATAAAGTTGCTGGCTTAGATATTTGTGCTCTTAGTTTATAAATTTCTTAGCCAGTCTTATCTTATAGAGAATGACAGGTGCTATTGCTAGGCGACGGTTAAGCGTCTTATAGTCTTATAGAGAATTATTGTTTAGGTGGGTGTCTAAACCGATTTTTTAGACGCTTACACGATTTTCTTAAATATCATTATGGAAAAATCGTTTCATTTAGATCCAATTTGCTGAACCGCTGCCTCGGTTTTTAGAGCACCTCCAACCCACCTTAGAGATCtccatagaaaaaaaaatatagatgagATTTTTGCTCCAATATGTTCTTCTATAATAAGAGAATGCTATATTTGTCTTtataaatagaggaatgctattctatttttttctctattttagagatttCTATTATAGAgatgggttggagatggtcttagaacACTGTTGTAAACGCAGTCCTCTTTTCTAATCTTTCTAGGGACCTGCATTTCTGACCTTGTACTGGAGTATCTGtgtttgttagttttttttttgtgctatAAGGTGATGATTATAACTTCTTTCGTGGAAGGATTTATTATTGCATACACCCATCTTAAATGCAGGGGAGTAGTATGTCAACTTTGTATACTGAAGTGGTGTTTCCATTGGAAGGCTTATCATATTCTCTCCCGCCTAATGCATTGTTCTGCGCTTAGCTTTTCGTCACCTTGACTATTTCATCTACCTATATCATCTTTAATTTCCAATTTGCTTCTATAAAAAAATGTGTTGCATTCCATTTGGGACACCTAAGTCTGTTGAAATCAAATAAACTTCTTTGTTTGCTATATTTCCCAAATTGATTGATACTCAACTTACTTTTATAAAACTTATAAGATCTATTTCATTGAATTCTTGTTAGCAAGCCATTTTCCCTTTTTGTTGAAGATCCATCAGTTTTTCCGTCTACAACAGTTTTACATGGTTTGGGCCTCGCTCCGTACATAGAGCGAGGCCCAAACCATGTAATTTAAATCCCTCCCAACGGGAATCGAACTTATGACTTGGTGTTGGTTTCATCATTTCATTAGATAAGCGTTACATCAGTTTTATCTTGTTTAGGAATCTTTTTTATTCAGTTGGATTTTGTTAGAGACTGAATTGCTACCTTAAATTCACTGTCTTATCCGCTATATGATCTCTtatttttttaacctttttatcgTAGAACCATTGCGTCCGACTACAGTCTTAAACCGTCAGGCAGCAACCCGTTTCATCGAACACTCTCTGCCTGATCTTTCATCTGGTAAGCTTTTATACAGTTTTCGGCTCCGACTGGTGACCATTTCGGGAACACGAGGAACGAATAGAAAATGAATGTATAGGAATAAAATTACATGAATGAAAAGGAATACTTGTTTCTTATCAAATTTAACAAGAAatgtttttgttatatatttctctacaaaaaaaggaATGGAGAGGAACAAGAAGGAAAAActattccttgtgaatggtgtttttttttgggaatgatAAGGAATTCAGCGTTCCCTTTCGTTCCTTGGTCACTATTCAAAGCCTTCGCTTTCCTACCTTCCTCGTTTCTCTAACAACCGTTGTTTGATAATTGCAGCTCAAAGGCAAAACATTAGAGACCTCAGCAAAGGAGAGAAATCAAGGATGAGGTATTCTGAAACATCTGCAAAAAAGAGGAAATACCAATCAAATGAGAAACAGTCTGTTCGATCTGCTGCAAAGGAATTTCTTGAAAAGGCAGCTCGTGAGCTTAATGGTAACAATGAAAATGGTTTGAAGGGCCCTCTAATGGCGGCAGCTGAAGGTTCAGATGATGTTGAAATGGGTACAGCCTGATTTTCCAAATATATATCATGGTAACGTTCTCTTGTCCAAGTTATAAATTGCTCTCTTCTTATTATCTCTGACCACCTGAATGTAAATCTCTAGAATTGACATAAATTGTGCTATTTAATTAGTTTGTGATATATTGGGAAACTGATAGTGAGTTTAAAGTATATACAGGGAAATAAACATATAGTTTCTTATAGATAGAAACTCCAGCTATTATCCCATAATAAGAGCACTGTTATTTTTCCGAATAATGTAGCCTCTTTATAAGTTGTTCTTACTTCTCGTGATGGTGTATAACTTTGGTATTCAGGCCACTGGGCAAGTGTTGTTTGTTGTCCCCTTGAGGGTTGAAATGAATCAGTATTCTATTAAGTCATTGCGTATGTCACTTGTTTGCAAACTCTTGGTCCTTTTAAATCTTTATGTTCTTCTTTTGCAGCTGCTGATCTTTTTGGATTGTGTCTTCGGCATTCGTCGTCCTCATCACCATCTTTTTTTCTGAGAGAAGTTTGTTTTCTCAACTCATCTTATCTTTGATGGtgtcttttaaaatttatggaCCTATATAAGTTAGGGGGTTGGTGTATGTTGTAGATTGCATTTTGTTAGCAACTGATCTCATAATCTCTTGGAAATTCGTCTAATATATTCGGGAATACACCATTGTCAAAAAGCCAAAAGAATTTTAACCGAACGAATATAAACCAGAGATGGAATCTAAACATTCTATTATTGGTAGAGCAGAACAATTGCTAATCCAACAAGTCCAAAAACTCCAATTCTTCTGGTCAAAGAAGAAGCTGAACCGGTTGCAGGTGGAACAGCTGGAGTTCCCAAGAGAGCATGAGAAGGTGCCGGAGAAGGAGCAGAGCCGGTGAAGAAACCACCAGTGTGTCCCCCACGAGAGGACATGACAACAATGTGAAGCTTCTCGCCTTCGATGCAATTGCTCTTGGTGCcgctgatgaagaagaaaggaCCAGATCTATCTAGCTTCACCTTGGTGTCTCCATTGCTGTAATTAGCTGCTGGGTTCGTGGTGTTGCAGTTGATGTAAGCTTCTTTAGTCACTTGCAGAACCGAGTCCTTTTCTCCATCGTACTTCCACACTGCGTTTAACACATTTCACATAAGGTTATGAACTTTAAAGTAAAAACGAAAGAGATGTGTTGttggagagagagaaaaactCACCGAGAGAATCGCCGACGTGAAACCGCAAACTCTCAGCCCATTTGTTGAGGGATTCAGAAGGCGAAGAAGGGATTTTCCAGGCGCTGGATTTGCCTCCGACCAGAATCTCTTTGCAACAGGCGAGATCAGCCAACAACAGTAAGCAGAAGAAGTATAGACAGGAAGTCTCAAGTAGAGTTGTCCGAGCCATTAGAGTTAGTTTGAGTATGAgacagagagagaaaaagatgAGACTGATGTGGCTTAAGTGAGTCTGTTGTGAATGAATGATTGGATGTGTATATATAGAGGAAGAAACTAGCCGTTTGGAAGTAAATGGTGCTACTCTGCTTGTCCTAACGGTTATTTATAACGGTCAAGTCCCTTACCAAGTCTCTCttccaagaaaagaaaaagtagaaaaaaacatttaaaaaaaaacggtCGGAGACAGACATTAAATTTGGCATTTACTTGAGATGTTCTGCTCTAACTAATAAAACTTCTACGTCATTTTCTGGTTAATTTTGTTTACACgtacaataataatataatgagattt
This genomic window contains:
- the LOC103874374 gene encoding early nodulin-like protein 3; amino-acid sequence: MARTTLLETSCLYFFCLLLLADLACCKEILVGGKSSAWKIPSSPSESLNKWAESLRFHVGDSLVWKYDGEKDSVLQVTKEAYINCNTTNPAANYSNGDTKVKLDRSGPFFFISGTKSNCIEGEKLHIVVMSSRGGHTGGFFTGSAPSPAPSHALLGTPAVPPATGSASSLTRRIGVFGLVGLAIVLLYQ
- the LOC103874375 gene encoding nuclear nucleic acid-binding protein C1D isoform X2, whose amino-acid sequence is MEGGGEGSSSAAAAAGVVPKSAMDAVKQALAHLEELKPQLEEMLSLAQPEVLAQMQPLKRAKVMYMLAEATTTIFNLRLRCTGVNPDDHRVKSEIERLDVYKEKLQRCMDRSKAQRQNIRDLSKGEKSRMRYSETSAKKRKYQSNEKQSVRSAAKEFLEKAARELNGNNENGLKGPLMAAAEGSDDVEMGTA
- the LOC117126145 gene encoding uncharacterized protein LOC117126145 encodes the protein MDSLPPSMFHKILSTVATMNIQDFGSARIAFPGFNEVGREDHFYRSANLIYLNDWVDEVSAVRTFRLKCYRSGNPEAIYLRGMYEFFILHLVDEGWEKIHLAGERGCELAQFVDGMLNLAFSVDQREIVHNYPAFTRQHVDKMFQIICSWQLSGHWDYDKPGMFLFVAERIDPNVPCDCWCSHIDPPEFEVSLDGSRSRWKCDRCFWNCAAYNFCYQIHLTARTWPIED
- the LOC103874375 gene encoding nuclear nucleic acid-binding protein C1D isoform X1 gives rise to the protein MEGGGEGSSSAAAAAGVVPKSAMDAVKQALAHLEELKPQLEEMLSLAQPEVLAQMQPLKRAKVMYMLAEATTTIFNLRLRCTGVNPDDHRVKSEIERLDVYKEKLQRCMDRSKEPLRPTTVLNRQAATRFIEHSLPDLSSAQRQNIRDLSKGEKSRMRYSETSAKKRKYQSNEKQSVRSAAKEFLEKAARELNGNNENGLKGPLMAAAEGSDDVEMGTA